A stretch of the Archangium violaceum genome encodes the following:
- a CDS encoding c-type cytochrome, whose protein sequence is MKRLLVGTGVLAAALQWGCERDVSQPNLEYAPDMYSSVPYDSYAPNPNTRDGKTLMAPAPGSIPRGYSPLRYGPGPEEATRAAAELKNPFEASEPVLTRGKVAFNRYCSHCHGGGGLGDGLVAARFPRPPSLLAEHARGLADGQLFHIITQGQGLMPAHGSQVAQEDRWKIVHYIRSLQSPAQTARKDIP, encoded by the coding sequence GTGAAGCGGCTCCTCGTCGGTACCGGTGTGCTCGCCGCGGCCCTTCAGTGGGGCTGCGAGCGGGACGTGTCCCAGCCCAACCTCGAGTACGCGCCGGACATGTACAGCTCCGTGCCGTATGACAGCTACGCACCCAACCCCAACACCCGTGACGGCAAGACGCTGATGGCGCCCGCGCCGGGCAGCATTCCCCGAGGCTACTCGCCCCTGCGCTACGGCCCGGGTCCCGAGGAGGCCACCCGCGCCGCCGCGGAGCTGAAGAATCCTTTCGAGGCCTCGGAGCCCGTGCTGACGCGCGGCAAGGTGGCCTTCAATCGCTACTGTTCGCACTGCCATGGCGGGGGCGGACTCGGGGACGGCCTGGTGGCCGCGCGCTTCCCCCGGCCTCCATCGCTGTTGGCCGAGCACGCCCGTGGCCTCGCCGACGGGCAGCTCTTCCACATCATCACCCAGGGACAGGGGTTGATGCCGGCCCACGGTTCTCAGGTGGCGCAGGAGGATCGCTGGAAGATCGTCCACTACATCCGGTCGTTGCAGTCTCCGGCTCAGACCGCGCGGAAGGACATTCCATGA
- a CDS encoding DUF3341 domain-containing protein — MNQSVLLSYFDSEEHILDATRAAREAGYAVHDVYTPYAIHGMDEAMGLKSSRLTWVCFGAGLLGTTSALSLQYYTSVVSWPLNVGGKPFNSFPAFIPVAFELTVLFAGLFTVAAFLLRTKSFPGSTREALPRVTDDRFVLALRADETDAKVKDLLQRHGALEVEQMEVAS, encoded by the coding sequence ATGAACCAGTCCGTCCTTCTCAGCTACTTCGACAGCGAGGAGCACATCCTCGACGCCACCCGGGCCGCTCGCGAGGCCGGGTACGCGGTGCACGATGTCTACACGCCGTACGCGATTCACGGCATGGACGAGGCCATGGGGTTGAAGTCCTCGCGTCTCACCTGGGTGTGCTTCGGGGCGGGGCTGCTGGGGACCACGTCGGCGCTGTCGCTGCAGTACTACACGTCGGTGGTGAGCTGGCCGCTCAACGTGGGTGGCAAGCCCTTCAACTCCTTCCCGGCGTTCATCCCCGTGGCCTTCGAGCTCACCGTGCTGTTCGCGGGCCTGTTCACCGTGGCGGCCTTCCTGCTGCGCACGAAGAGCTTCCCTGGCAGCACGCGGGAGGCGCTGCCCCGGGTGACGGATGACCGTTTCGTCCTGGCACTGCGCGCGGACGAAACGGACGCGAAGGTGAAGGACCTGCTCCAGCGCCATGGAGCGCTGGAGGTGGAGCAGATGGAGGTGGCGTCGTGA
- the nrfD gene encoding NrfD/PsrC family molybdoenzyme membrane anchor subunit: MSNQHTSPLRVPLVSEERTLGQLTEEICAPMERKPTTKWWVAFALAVVTLAVGVGMVSYEVATGIGVWGLNKTIGWAFDITNFVFWVGIGHAGTLISAILFLFRQKWRTSINRAAEAMTLFAVMCAALFPVIHMGRPWNAFWVLPYPNSRGTLWVNFRSPLLWDVFAISTYFTISAVFWYFGLIPDLATVRDRAKGLKKRIFKALSFGWNGSSRTWHRYETVYLLLAGLATPLVLSVHTIVSFDFATSVIPGWHTTIFPPYFVAGAVFSGFAMVLTLMIITREVLGFQHLITIRHLENMTKVIIVTGGIVSLAYGTEFFIAWYSGNPYEKFTFMNRAFGPYAWAYWTMVTCNVVSPHLFWFKKVRTSPAAIFVLSLVINVGMWFERFVIIVTSLHRDFLPSSWSMYTPTVVEVGTFVGTFGLFFTLFLLFTRVLPIISIGEVKSVAAFARGGHAPAQAGQAAHGSETPHEHPAEEPVQMPAPALAAVAVRKDMPV, translated from the coding sequence ATGAGCAACCAGCACACTTCCCCCCTGCGGGTGCCGCTCGTCAGCGAGGAGCGCACCCTCGGACAGCTCACCGAGGAGATCTGCGCCCCCATGGAGCGCAAGCCCACCACGAAATGGTGGGTGGCCTTCGCCCTGGCGGTCGTCACGCTCGCGGTGGGCGTGGGGATGGTCTCCTACGAGGTCGCCACCGGTATCGGTGTGTGGGGTCTGAACAAGACCATCGGCTGGGCCTTCGACATCACCAACTTCGTGTTCTGGGTGGGCATCGGCCACGCGGGCACGCTCATCTCCGCCATCCTCTTCCTCTTCCGGCAGAAGTGGCGAACGAGCATCAACCGCGCCGCGGAGGCGATGACGCTCTTCGCCGTCATGTGCGCGGCGCTCTTCCCGGTCATCCACATGGGGCGGCCGTGGAACGCGTTCTGGGTGCTGCCGTACCCCAACAGCCGAGGCACCCTGTGGGTGAACTTCCGCTCGCCGCTGCTGTGGGACGTGTTCGCCATCAGCACGTACTTCACCATCTCGGCGGTGTTCTGGTACTTCGGCCTCATCCCCGACCTGGCCACCGTGCGTGACAGGGCGAAGGGGCTGAAGAAGCGCATCTTCAAGGCGCTGTCGTTCGGGTGGAACGGCTCGTCGCGCACCTGGCACCGCTACGAGACGGTGTACCTGCTGCTGGCGGGTCTGGCGACGCCGTTGGTGCTCAGCGTGCACACCATCGTGTCGTTCGACTTCGCGACGTCGGTCATCCCGGGTTGGCACACCACCATCTTCCCGCCCTACTTCGTCGCCGGCGCGGTGTTCAGCGGCTTCGCGATGGTGTTGACGCTGATGATCATCACCCGCGAGGTCCTCGGCTTCCAGCACCTCATCACCATTCGCCACCTCGAGAACATGACGAAGGTCATCATCGTCACGGGTGGCATCGTGTCGCTGGCCTACGGGACGGAGTTCTTCATCGCCTGGTACTCGGGCAACCCGTACGAGAAGTTCACGTTCATGAACCGGGCCTTCGGACCGTACGCATGGGCGTACTGGACGATGGTGACGTGCAACGTGGTGTCGCCGCACCTGTTCTGGTTCAAGAAGGTGCGCACGTCGCCGGCGGCCATCTTCGTGCTGTCGCTGGTCATCAACGTGGGCATGTGGTTCGAGCGCTTCGTCATCATCGTGACGTCGCTGCACCGGGACTTCCTGCCCTCGAGCTGGTCCATGTACACGCCCACGGTCGTCGAGGTGGGTACCTTCGTGGGCACGTTCGGCCTCTTCTTCACGCTGTTCCTGCTGTTCACCCGCGTGTTGCCCATCATCTCCATCGGAGAGGTGAAGAGCGTGGCGGCCTTCGCCCGCGGGGGCCATGCCCCGGCGCAGGCCGGACAGGCGGCCCATGGCTCCGAGACTCCGCACGAGCACCCGGCCGAGGAGCCGGTGCAGATGCCCGCGCCGGCCCTGGCGGCGGTGGCGGTGCGAAAGGACATGCCGGTATGA
- a CDS encoding TAT-variant-translocated molybdopterin oxidoreductase yields the protein MSETTPKYWQSLAARAGEPALLERSRDEFAEELPVGVAAQAPDQSSRRDFFKVMGLSAAAAMVACQRAPVQKAVPFIAKPDELTPGLALWYASTCGACSAQCGVLLKTRDGRPIKVEGNEEHPVSRGGVCAVGQASVLSLYDANRSRWPSVGGSRAAWADLDKAVTEGLRKLAGEGRAIRLVLPWVMGPTAEAAVARFLSAFPTARTVRFDATGELEAIAEAYRLTHGTRLVPDYRFDQAKVIASFGADFLGTWVSPVAFTRQYTSARDAAGKREMARHWQLEPLMSLTGASADRRVPVAPSDLVPALAGLVKRLAEKAGRDVAGLTGVPEARVSTDVLDMLAGELWAAKEKALVVCGGDEPAAYVLANVANELLGNAGTTVSISGGLTLDEGAMSFGELLGELEAKQVGAVLFHGVNPAYAHPKGEALAGLLKDVAVTVATNDRLDETASLVGFHAPDHTPLESWGDAEPRRGVLGLRQPVVSPLYETRGAMESLLRWAGVEQPYDDFLRARWEAEVFPRANVATGFQSFWDESVRQGVVVVLPRTTTEAPAFRPESVAAALRGSAVTAGELELVLYQKVGLRDGALANNGWLHEMPDPISKATWGNYLCVAPSTASKLGISDGQVVEVGIGGRTLAVPALVQPGTHPRALGLAMGYGRTKVGRIGNDVGENAFGLASLTNGKVRRAALGGVRLRVTPEHKPLALSQIHASMEGRGLVREAELAEFLANPSAGNEKEEGHGGGHPLSIWSGHEYKGHKWALAVDLSACTGCSACVVSCQAENNIPIVGEDEARRQREMHWMRIDRYYEGEPDAPRVVHQPMMCQHCENAPCETVCPVLATVHSSEGLNQQVYNRCVGTRYCANNCPTKVRRFNWFDYKHDEPIERMVLNPDVVVRTRGVMEKCSLCVQRVQEGKALAKREGRELRDGDIRTACQQSCPARAIHFGDINDPNSDVAKLAKSGRAYRLLEELNIGPAVTYLTKVRNTGNGSAT from the coding sequence ATGTCCGAGACGACACCCAAGTATTGGCAGAGCCTGGCCGCGCGGGCGGGAGAGCCGGCGCTGCTCGAACGGTCCCGCGATGAGTTCGCCGAGGAGCTCCCCGTGGGCGTGGCGGCCCAGGCGCCGGACCAGAGCTCGCGCCGTGACTTCTTCAAGGTGATGGGCCTGAGCGCCGCGGCGGCCATGGTGGCCTGCCAGCGCGCCCCGGTGCAGAAGGCGGTGCCCTTCATCGCGAAGCCGGACGAGCTCACCCCGGGCCTGGCCCTCTGGTACGCGTCCACCTGCGGTGCGTGCAGCGCCCAATGCGGCGTGTTGCTGAAGACGCGCGATGGGCGCCCCATCAAGGTGGAGGGCAACGAGGAGCACCCGGTGTCCCGTGGCGGCGTGTGCGCCGTGGGCCAGGCGTCGGTGCTGTCCCTGTATGACGCCAACCGCTCCCGCTGGCCGTCCGTGGGGGGCAGCCGGGCCGCGTGGGCGGACCTGGACAAGGCCGTGACGGAGGGGCTGCGGAAGCTGGCGGGGGAGGGGAGGGCGATCCGGCTCGTCCTGCCCTGGGTGATGGGGCCCACCGCCGAGGCCGCCGTGGCGCGTTTCCTGTCCGCCTTCCCCACCGCGCGCACGGTGCGCTTCGACGCCACGGGGGAGCTGGAGGCCATCGCCGAGGCATACCGCCTCACGCACGGCACCCGGCTGGTGCCGGACTACCGCTTCGACCAGGCGAAGGTCATCGCCAGCTTCGGCGCCGACTTCCTGGGCACCTGGGTGTCTCCGGTGGCCTTCACCCGCCAGTACACCTCGGCCCGGGACGCGGCGGGCAAGCGGGAGATGGCGCGGCACTGGCAGCTCGAGCCGCTGATGTCGCTGACGGGCGCGAGCGCCGACCGGCGTGTCCCGGTGGCCCCTTCGGACCTGGTGCCCGCGCTGGCGGGGCTGGTGAAGCGGCTGGCGGAGAAGGCGGGCCGTGACGTGGCCGGCCTCACGGGAGTGCCCGAGGCGCGGGTATCCACCGACGTGCTGGACATGCTGGCCGGCGAGCTGTGGGCCGCGAAGGAGAAGGCGCTGGTGGTGTGCGGAGGAGACGAGCCCGCCGCCTACGTGCTGGCCAACGTGGCCAACGAGCTGCTGGGCAACGCCGGCACCACGGTCTCCATCTCCGGGGGACTCACCCTGGACGAGGGGGCGATGTCCTTTGGCGAGCTGCTCGGCGAGCTGGAGGCGAAGCAGGTGGGCGCCGTCCTCTTCCACGGCGTCAACCCGGCCTATGCGCACCCGAAGGGCGAGGCGCTGGCGGGCCTGCTGAAGGACGTGGCGGTGACGGTGGCCACGAATGATCGGCTCGACGAGACGGCCTCGCTGGTGGGCTTCCACGCGCCGGATCACACGCCGCTGGAGTCCTGGGGCGATGCCGAGCCCCGGCGCGGTGTGCTGGGCCTGCGCCAGCCGGTGGTGTCTCCGCTGTACGAGACGCGTGGCGCGATGGAGTCCCTGCTGAGGTGGGCGGGGGTGGAGCAGCCGTATGACGACTTCCTGCGTGCACGCTGGGAGGCCGAGGTCTTCCCGCGCGCGAACGTGGCGACGGGCTTCCAGTCCTTCTGGGACGAGTCGGTGCGTCAGGGCGTGGTGGTGGTGTTGCCGCGGACGACGACCGAGGCGCCCGCGTTCCGCCCCGAGAGCGTGGCGGCGGCGCTGAGGGGCTCGGCCGTGACGGCGGGGGAGCTCGAGTTGGTTCTGTATCAAAAGGTGGGCTTGAGGGACGGCGCGCTGGCCAACAACGGCTGGCTGCACGAGATGCCGGATCCGATCTCCAAGGCCACCTGGGGCAACTACCTCTGTGTGGCGCCCTCCACGGCCTCGAAGCTGGGCATCAGCGACGGGCAGGTGGTGGAGGTGGGCATTGGAGGGAGGACGCTCGCGGTGCCGGCGCTGGTTCAGCCGGGCACGCATCCGCGGGCGCTGGGCCTCGCCATGGGTTACGGCCGGACGAAGGTGGGACGTATCGGGAACGATGTGGGGGAGAACGCCTTCGGCCTGGCCTCTTTGACGAACGGGAAGGTGCGCCGCGCGGCGCTCGGCGGGGTGCGGCTGCGGGTGACGCCCGAGCACAAGCCGCTGGCCCTGTCCCAGATACACGCGTCCATGGAGGGGCGCGGGCTCGTGCGCGAGGCGGAGCTGGCGGAGTTCCTCGCCAACCCGAGCGCGGGCAATGAGAAGGAGGAGGGCCACGGAGGCGGCCACCCGCTCTCCATCTGGTCCGGCCACGAGTACAAGGGGCACAAGTGGGCGCTGGCGGTGGACCTGAGCGCGTGCACGGGCTGCTCGGCGTGCGTGGTGTCCTGCCAGGCGGAGAACAACATCCCCATCGTGGGAGAGGACGAGGCGCGGCGGCAGCGCGAGATGCACTGGATGCGCATCGACCGGTACTACGAGGGCGAGCCGGACGCGCCGCGGGTGGTGCACCAGCCGATGATGTGCCAGCACTGCGAGAACGCCCCGTGCGAGACGGTGTGCCCGGTGCTCGCGACGGTGCACTCGAGCGAGGGCCTCAACCAGCAGGTCTACAACCGGTGCGTGGGCACGCGGTACTGCGCCAACAACTGCCCCACGAAGGTCCGCCGCTTCAATTGGTTCGACTACAAGCACGACGAGCCCATCGAGCGCATGGTGCTCAACCCGGACGTGGTGGTGCGCACGCGTGGCGTGATGGAGAAGTGCTCGCTGTGCGTGCAGCGCGTGCAGGAGGGCAAGGCCCTGGCGAAGCGCGAGGGGCGGGAGCTGCGTGACGGAGACATCCGCACCGCGTGTCAGCAGAGCTGCCCGGCCCGGGCCATCCACTTCGGCGACATCAACGACCCGAACAGCGATGTGGCGAAGCTGGCGAAGAGCGGGCGCGCCTACCGGCTGCTGGAGGAACTGAACATCGGACCGGCCGTGACGTACCTCACGAAGGTGCGCAACACCGGGAACGGGAGCGCGACATGA
- a CDS encoding cytochrome c3 family protein has product MIDSTRASLLSGVLAALAMGGCDTTPVNNNQNYMPAQPIAFSHAVHAGHYEIDCQYCHVGAEKSRHAGIPHAGVCMNCHTQVKTDSPEIQKLTRAVKENKPIEWVRVHRLPDHAYFNHANHVTAGLECQKCHGPVQEMVRLEQVEPMTMGWCLDCHRQTQESQAQAPVPPLASGVLMASASGVARATAPVTPAPRSLNPPTDCSACHR; this is encoded by the coding sequence ATGATCGACTCGACTCGAGCCTCGCTGCTTTCCGGTGTGCTGGCCGCGCTCGCGATGGGCGGTTGTGACACCACGCCGGTGAACAACAACCAGAACTACATGCCCGCGCAGCCCATCGCGTTCTCGCACGCGGTGCACGCCGGCCACTATGAGATCGACTGTCAGTACTGCCACGTGGGCGCGGAGAAGAGCCGGCATGCCGGCATTCCCCACGCGGGCGTGTGCATGAACTGCCACACCCAGGTGAAGACGGACTCGCCGGAGATCCAGAAGCTCACCCGGGCGGTGAAGGAGAACAAGCCCATCGAGTGGGTGCGGGTGCACCGGCTGCCGGACCACGCGTATTTCAACCACGCGAACCACGTGACGGCCGGGCTGGAGTGCCAGAAGTGCCACGGCCCGGTGCAGGAGATGGTGCGGCTGGAGCAGGTGGAGCCCATGACGATGGGCTGGTGCCTGGACTGCCACCGCCAGACACAGGAGTCGCAGGCCCAGGCGCCGGTGCCGCCGTTGGCATCCGGTGTGCTGATGGCCTCCGCGTCGGGAGTGGCCAGGGCGACCGCGCCCGTCACTCCGGCGCCTCGCTCCCTGAATCCTCCCACCGATTGCTCCGCCTGCCACCGCTGA
- a CDS encoding respiratory nitrate reductase subunit gamma, whose amino-acid sequence MSDTFLYDSLPYVVLALAVGVPAWLRNRERLSVWMRRWVEREGTGSAAVSLLVGALIMLLWHAACFLLPHPVQLFIRSPMRLFLLEVVGLIGGMMLAWGLVASITHRLSSREPGSRAWLPFQVLLLAEVINGLYIAVAYRWASAWYVSVVVPYLRSLVTLQPDATLVAQLPLTVRMHLFGVLALLLAWPITRWLASTPAHPLVSNRRETAAQGGIVTP is encoded by the coding sequence GTGAGCGACACGTTCCTCTACGATTCCCTTCCCTACGTGGTGCTGGCGCTCGCCGTGGGCGTGCCGGCCTGGCTGCGCAACCGAGAGCGACTCTCCGTCTGGATGAGGCGGTGGGTGGAGCGAGAGGGGACCGGCTCGGCCGCGGTGTCCCTGCTGGTGGGCGCCCTGATCATGCTGCTGTGGCACGCGGCCTGTTTCCTCCTGCCGCACCCGGTGCAGCTCTTCATCCGCTCGCCCATGCGCCTCTTCCTCCTGGAGGTGGTGGGGCTCATCGGCGGGATGATGCTGGCCTGGGGCCTGGTGGCGAGCATCACCCATCGGCTCTCCAGCCGCGAGCCCGGCTCCCGCGCCTGGTTGCCCTTCCAGGTGCTGCTGCTGGCCGAGGTGATCAACGGCCTCTACATCGCCGTGGCGTACCGTTGGGCCTCGGCCTGGTACGTGAGCGTGGTGGTGCCGTACCTGCGCTCGCTGGTGACGCTGCAGCCGGACGCGACGCTCGTGGCCCAGCTGCCGCTGACCGTGCGGATGCACCTCTTCGGTGTGTTGGCGCTGCTGCTCGCCTGGCCCATCACCCGCTGGCTGGCTTCGACGCCCGCGCACCCCCTCGTGTCCAACCGGCGGGAGACCGCCGCCCAGGGCGGGATTGTCACCCCATGA
- a CDS encoding c-type cytochrome yields MRTHVPGRRQLRALAIAALPMLVLLVSPLAAAQGVPEGSQLFSQRCASCHTVGQGDRVGPDLMGVLTRREESWVTTFLESPGAMIDGGDPVANELLTKFNGIRMPDQQLSDDERKGLFAFLRDCADKGSCQPGASGPKLASDASPEEIEHGRQLFEGRVALANGGPPCIGCHNVRDIGVVGGGTLARDLTFSFARLGERKMTPALKEMDFPLMKELYGKAPLTDAEQYELKAYLAQVSRDGTPPRKDRDFFYLGFVGLGVALGFIGIVLGGHGRAKD; encoded by the coding sequence ATGCGTACACACGTCCCTGGCCGACGCCAGCTGCGAGCACTGGCCATTGCCGCCTTGCCGATGCTGGTGTTGCTCGTTTCTCCGCTCGCTGCGGCGCAGGGGGTTCCCGAGGGCTCTCAGCTCTTCTCCCAGCGCTGTGCGAGCTGCCACACCGTGGGCCAGGGGGACAGGGTTGGTCCGGATCTGATGGGCGTGCTGACGCGCCGCGAGGAGTCCTGGGTCACCACGTTCCTCGAGAGCCCGGGAGCGATGATCGACGGCGGCGATCCGGTCGCCAACGAGCTCCTGACGAAGTTCAACGGCATCCGGATGCCGGACCAGCAGCTCTCCGACGATGAGCGCAAGGGGCTGTTCGCGTTCCTCCGGGACTGTGCCGACAAGGGCAGCTGCCAGCCGGGAGCCTCCGGGCCGAAGCTGGCCTCGGATGCCTCGCCCGAGGAGATCGAACACGGGCGGCAGCTCTTCGAGGGGCGGGTGGCGTTGGCCAATGGGGGCCCGCCCTGCATCGGCTGCCACAACGTGCGTGACATCGGCGTGGTGGGCGGAGGGACGCTGGCGCGAGACCTGACCTTCTCCTTCGCCCGGCTGGGCGAGCGGAAGATGACGCCCGCTCTGAAGGAGATGGATTTCCCTCTGATGAAGGAACTCTACGGGAAGGCGCCGCTGACGGACGCGGAGCAGTACGAGCTCAAGGCCTATCTGGCGCAGGTCTCGCGGGACGGCACGCCGCCGCGCAAGGACCGGGACTTCTTCTACCTGGGCTTCGTGGGGTTGGGCGTCGCCCTGGGTTTCATTGGCATCGTCCTGGGCGGCCATGGCCGCGCGAAGGACTGA